One stretch of Stanieria cyanosphaera PCC 7437 DNA includes these proteins:
- a CDS encoding NAD(P)/FAD-dependent oxidoreductase — MKNFNYDVVIIGGGPAGCTCALYTARYGLKTVLLDKNPAAGALAITHKIANYPGVRGVVSGNELLRWMREQAVEFGADYKQAQVFSLDLGGTQKKVYTPEGTFIGKVLVLASGAMGRIASIPGEQEYLGRGVSYCATCDGAFMRNRDVVVVGTSEEAIDEAQVLTQFASTVHWVASKDPTKMNGRCQELLNCSSVKLWSKARLEAILGNESGVTSVEVIQRGQNTNQILPVEGVFVYLQGAKPIIDFLEGQVELKSDGGVKVDEMMQTTIPGIWAIGDIRNTPYKQAVVAAADGCIAAMSIDQYLNQRQSVKPDWS; from the coding sequence ATGAAAAACTTTAATTACGATGTTGTCATTATCGGTGGCGGTCCTGCAGGCTGTACCTGCGCGCTATACACTGCCCGCTATGGTTTGAAAACGGTACTCCTTGACAAAAATCCAGCGGCAGGAGCGCTTGCGATTACCCATAAGATTGCCAACTATCCAGGCGTGCGAGGAGTGGTTTCTGGAAATGAACTGCTTCGTTGGATGCGCGAGCAGGCTGTAGAGTTTGGAGCAGATTACAAGCAGGCTCAGGTTTTTAGTCTCGATCTGGGAGGCACCCAGAAAAAAGTTTATACTCCAGAGGGCACTTTTATCGGTAAAGTCCTGGTTCTAGCTTCTGGGGCAATGGGTCGCATTGCCTCTATTCCTGGCGAGCAGGAATACCTCGGACGGGGAGTGAGCTACTGCGCGACCTGCGATGGAGCGTTTATGCGTAATCGGGACGTGGTGGTTGTCGGCACGAGCGAAGAAGCGATTGACGAAGCACAAGTGCTGACCCAGTTCGCTTCGACGGTTCACTGGGTAGCTTCTAAAGACCCAACAAAGATGAACGGTCGCTGCCAAGAACTTTTGAATTGTTCTTCAGTCAAGCTTTGGAGTAAGGCTCGTTTGGAGGCGATTCTGGGCAACGAAAGTGGCGTTACCTCTGTTGAGGTGATCCAGCGTGGTCAAAATACAAACCAAATTCTGCCAGTGGAGGGTGTTTTTGTTTATTTGCAGGGAGCCAAACCAATTATTGACTTCCTCGAAGGTCAAGTGGAGCTTAAGTCTGATGGTGGGGTAAAGGTTGATGAGATGATGCAGACTACCATTCCTGGAATTTGGGCGATCGGCGATATCCGTAATACGCCTTACAAGCAAGCGGTGGTAGCAGCAGCGGACGGATGTATTGCGGCGATGTCTATCGACCAATACTTGAATCAGCGTCAGAGCGTTAAACCAGACTGGAGTTAA
- a CDS encoding OsmC family protein, with amino-acid sequence MATIKRTATAVWNGNFKSGDGRINTISGVLQETPYSFTTRFEGSPGTNPEELLAASHAACYSMAFALTLSNKGYQPTNIHTRAVCTLEPQAGGGFKITKIRLETQGQIRDVDADNFQQMAREAEAVCVISNALRQGVEIELDASLA; translated from the coding sequence ATGGCAACTATAAAGCGGACAGCTACCGCCGTCTGGAATGGAAACTTTAAAAGTGGTGACGGACGAATCAATACTATTAGTGGGGTTTTGCAGGAAACTCCTTACAGTTTTACCACTCGCTTTGAAGGCTCTCCAGGCACCAATCCAGAAGAGTTACTGGCAGCTTCCCATGCCGCCTGTTATAGCATGGCGTTTGCTCTGACGTTAAGTAATAAAGGTTATCAGCCAACCAACATCCATACGCGAGCAGTCTGCACACTAGAACCTCAAGCAGGAGGCGGTTTCAAAATTACCAAAATTCGTCTCGAAACCCAAGGACAGATTCGTGATGTCGATGCAGACAACTTCCAGCAGATGGCGCGGGAAGCTGAGGCAGTCTGCGTTATCTCTAATGCACTGCGTCAAGGAGTAGAAATTGAACTAGATGCCTCTTTGGCATAG
- the petC gene encoding cytochrome b6-f complex iron-sulfur subunit: MEGSLPIESPSMSRRQLLNFLTGAVVAATAGAALYPVGKYFIPPSEVGEDGSIIAKDINGNIIPAGQILAEPPGTRALVAGLAGEPTYLTVREDGTLHPWGIVDNCTHLGCTFPWNPNDEQFQCPCHGSRYDPEGRVVRGPAPLPWQLTRVNVEGDYIRISPWTETDPRTGEKPWWV; encoded by the coding sequence GTGGAAGGAAGTCTTCCTATAGAAAGTCCGTCCATGTCACGGAGACAGTTACTTAACTTTCTCACTGGTGCAGTCGTTGCTGCTACTGCTGGTGCAGCTCTTTACCCTGTAGGTAAATATTTTATTCCACCCTCAGAAGTCGGCGAAGACGGTTCGATTATTGCTAAAGATATTAACGGCAATATTATTCCTGCTGGGCAAATTTTAGCAGAACCACCAGGGACTCGCGCTTTAGTCGCGGGACTAGCTGGCGAACCGACCTATCTCACTGTTAGAGAAGATGGTACGCTGCATCCCTGGGGAATAGTCGATAACTGCACCCATTTAGGCTGTACTTTCCCCTGGAATCCCAACGACGAGCAATTTCAATGCCCCTGTCATGGTTCTCGTTACGATCCTGAAGGGAGGGTAGTCAGAGGTCCTGCACCGCTACCTTGGCAGCTTACTCGCGTAAATGTGGAAGGAGACTATATTCGCATTTCTCCCTGGACAGAAACCGACCCCCGTACGGGAGAAAAACCCTGGTGGGTTTAA
- the psbA gene encoding photosystem II q(b) protein — protein sequence MTTTIQRRPEFDFSPIWERFSRWITSTDNRIYLGWFSLLMIPTLLVATIVFAIAFVAAPPVDIDGIREPVIGSLLGGNNIATAAVVPTSAAIGLHFYPLWSASSVAEWLYNGGPYQLIILHFLIGIWAYLGRLWELSYRLGIRPWIAVAFSAPAAAATAIFLVYPIGQGSFSSGMPLGITGTFNFMLALQADHNVLMHPFHMLGVAGVFGGALLSVMHGSLVTSSLIRETTEAESANKGYQFGQEQATYNLLAGHVGYLGRLLIPSLSFRNSRSVHFLLAALPTIGIWFAAVGIGTIAFNLNGFNFNQSILDSSGRVIPTDADLLNRANLGIQAMHAPNTHNFPKLL from the coding sequence ATGACTACTACAATTCAACGTCGTCCCGAATTTGATTTTTCACCAATTTGGGAAAGGTTTTCTCGCTGGATTACCAGCACAGACAATCGTATCTATCTTGGCTGGTTTAGCTTGCTGATGATTCCCACCCTGCTGGTTGCGACTATCGTTTTTGCGATCGCCTTTGTAGCTGCTCCCCCTGTAGATATTGATGGTATTCGCGAGCCAGTAATCGGTTCGCTCTTAGGAGGTAACAATATTGCTACAGCAGCAGTTGTTCCTACTTCGGCTGCCATTGGCTTACATTTTTACCCCTTGTGGTCGGCTAGTTCTGTAGCAGAATGGCTCTACAATGGCGGTCCTTACCAACTAATTATCTTGCACTTTTTAATCGGTATTTGGGCTTATTTAGGTAGACTGTGGGAGTTGAGCTACCGTTTGGGAATACGTCCCTGGATAGCTGTCGCTTTCTCCGCTCCAGCAGCAGCAGCAACCGCTATATTTTTGGTTTATCCTATCGGTCAGGGTAGTTTTTCATCAGGAATGCCCCTCGGTATTACTGGTACTTTTAACTTTATGCTGGCACTACAAGCCGACCATAACGTCTTAATGCACCCATTCCATATGCTTGGTGTAGCTGGGGTTTTCGGTGGCGCACTCTTAAGTGTGATGCACGGTTCTCTAGTAACTTCCAGTTTGATTCGAGAAACCACGGAAGCTGAATCTGCCAATAAAGGCTACCAATTTGGTCAAGAACAAGCAACTTATAACCTATTAGCTGGTCATGTGGGCTACTTGGGTAGATTGCTCATTCCCTCACTATCTTTCCGTAATAGTCGCTCGGTACATTTCCTCTTAGCAGCTTTACCTACTATTGGTATTTGGTTTGCTGCGGTAGGAATCGGCACTATAGCTTTCAACCTCAATGGATTTAATTTTAACCAGTCTATTCTTGACAGTAGTGGTAGAGTCATCCCAACTGATGCCGATCTGCTTAACCGAGCCAATTTGGGAATTCAAGCGATGCACGCTCCCAATACCCATAATTTTCCTAAGTTGCTATAG
- a CDS encoding NifB/NifX family molybdenum-iron cluster-binding protein: protein MKIAVASQNRINITSHTGKCRNFWIYEVNSQEILNKKLLQLSKEESFLNSFPHIPQALNNIQVLISGGIGCGLMNRLEEQGIEGIVTSEREPDLAVITYLESSLVRKLSQPRNRQRRYNRRRDRSQHLHGHAYHLPTINLGKTV from the coding sequence ATGAAAATTGCAGTTGCCAGTCAAAATCGAATCAACATAACGAGTCATACAGGGAAATGTAGAAACTTCTGGATTTACGAAGTAAACTCTCAAGAAATTCTTAATAAAAAACTTTTGCAGTTGTCCAAAGAGGAATCTTTTCTAAATAGTTTTCCTCATATCCCCCAGGCTTTAAATAATATCCAAGTTTTGATTTCAGGGGGAATAGGATGCGGATTGATGAACCGTTTAGAGGAACAGGGAATTGAAGGCATCGTGACTTCAGAAAGAGAACCCGATTTAGCTGTTATTACTTACCTCGAAAGTTCTCTAGTTAGAAAACTATCCCAACCTCGCAATCGCCAACGCAGATATAACCGTAGGAGAGATCGCAGTCAACATCTTCACGGACATGCCTATCACTTACCAACCATAAACTTAGGCAAGACTGTTTAA
- a CDS encoding DUF4079 domain-containing protein, translating into MNFEIPETIKTWSQFFHPLVMWILFFTAIYALYLGWQVRRTRNAPKELRKELVKQNFSNRHHRVGSILLAFMVIGALGGMAVTYINNGKLIVGPHLFVGLGMVGLIATSASLVPYMQKGNEVARYSHISLNAILLALFSWQAITGVQIVQKIISNL; encoded by the coding sequence ATGAACTTTGAAATTCCTGAAACCATCAAAACTTGGTCGCAATTTTTCCATCCCCTTGTGATGTGGATTCTGTTTTTTACTGCTATTTATGCACTATATCTCGGTTGGCAGGTTCGCCGTACTCGCAATGCTCCCAAAGAACTCCGCAAAGAGTTGGTTAAGCAAAATTTTAGCAACAGACATCATCGAGTTGGTTCAATTTTATTGGCTTTTATGGTGATAGGGGCTTTAGGCGGAATGGCAGTAACTTATATCAACAACGGCAAATTAATAGTTGGACCTCACTTATTTGTGGGTTTGGGCATGGTAGGACTTATTGCTACTTCTGCTTCTCTAGTCCCATATATGCAAAAAGGAAATGAGGTTGCTCGTTATAGTCATATCTCCCTCAACGCGATACTTTTAGCATTATTTAGCTGGCAAGCGATTACTGGGGTACAGATTGTACAAAAGATAATCAGTAATTTGTGA
- a CDS encoding class I SAM-dependent methyltransferase: MNLSPIQKRLFAWGMAKANAADDYEIKLINCPEYKSLGELKQALLGNLQHKVLEIGPGAGANLPYYPNNIHWIGVEPNVYMYPYLKREAQQQGLLNIELHQGTAEDLPVEDESIDTVVSTHVLCSVNQVYRSLQEIKRILKPGGDFIFIEHIAGECGTWTRRIQDGIEPVWKTLFDNCHPNRKTGEILQQIGLETVNYYEFQLAFPIVSPHIAGIVRKKINNRSF, from the coding sequence ATGAATCTATCACCTATTCAAAAACGTTTGTTTGCTTGGGGCATGGCAAAAGCTAACGCTGCCGATGATTACGAGATTAAGCTAATCAATTGCCCTGAGTATAAAAGCTTAGGAGAACTTAAACAAGCACTCTTAGGAAATTTACAGCATAAGGTCTTGGAAATTGGTCCTGGTGCGGGAGCTAATCTGCCTTATTATCCCAATAATATTCACTGGATTGGTGTCGAACCTAATGTATATATGTATCCTTACTTAAAACGAGAAGCACAACAACAAGGACTTTTAAACATCGAACTGCATCAAGGAACAGCAGAAGACTTACCAGTGGAGGATGAAAGCATTGATACGGTTGTCAGTACCCACGTTCTCTGTTCCGTTAACCAAGTTTACCGTAGCCTTCAAGAAATTAAACGCATTCTCAAACCAGGAGGCGATTTTATTTTCATCGAACACATTGCAGGAGAATGTGGCACTTGGACGCGGAGAATTCAAGATGGTATTGAACCAGTTTGGAAAACTCTGTTTGATAACTGTCATCCTAACCGCAAAACGGGAGAAATTCTTCAACAAATTGGACTAGAAACTGTCAATTACTATGAGTTTCAACTGGCTTTTCCCATTGTCAGTCCTCATATTGCAGGGATAGTTAGGAAAAAAATCAATAACCGAAGTTTTTAA
- a CDS encoding HNH endonuclease yields the protein MGKKLWAKGSKYDLVAKNQGWICPVCGEPLFNGEEIDTHHKIPVKEGGNNDPKNLIHLHKPCHKHTHSGESRLNK from the coding sequence ATGGGCAAGAAACTTTGGGCAAAAGGCTCTAAATATGATTTAGTAGCCAAAAACCAAGGATGGATATGTCCCGTATGTGGTGAACCCCTTTTCAATGGGGAAGAAATAGATACTCATCACAAAATTCCAGTAAAGGAAGGGGGTAATAATGACCCTAAAAATCTAATACATTTACATAAACCTTGTCACAAACACACCCATTCAGGAGAGAGTCGGCTAAACAAGTAA
- a CDS encoding ISL3 family transposase — MQVKTKNLQAVCPICNSISNRIHSSYKRSLLDVSWGNYQVCLKISTQKLFCSNSNCKRRIFTQRLPKIAAPWARRTERLNIQLTKVGLAQGGLPGSRLTQHLGITISRQTLLRLVMKMPPPSHSVPRVLGVDDWAYRKRHTYGTILVDLETRQPIELLSDRTANTLAEWLQEHPGVEIISRDRAKAYQEGASRGCPEAIQVADRFHLLQNLAQMLEVVLNQHRTLLKNVEDDTNNCPIVEDEKIVAQPIKLPPNPVKALKLAEVRREKRKEKYDQVWALHKKGHGGKAIAHHLGIGKSTVFRYLRSPKFPERKGRSDKGHGKVSPYKKYLLERWNSGFHDTQKLYAEIKEQGYEGSYVTLARYTHRLREAQGLKPREKTSKPLPLVFEPKKSLMTVRQAVWLILRHSINQNKAETEAIELLKKQHPDLNTGISLAIDFADLVRRKQPDLLAKWLEKAESSAIRAITGFATKLKDDLDAVRNGITYEWSNGQVEGQVNRLKMLKRQMYGRASHELLKKRFLCPV; from the coding sequence ATACAAGTCAAAACCAAAAATCTACAAGCAGTTTGTCCAATTTGTAACTCAATAAGCAATCGCATTCATAGTTCGTATAAGCGATCGCTATTAGATGTATCTTGGGGGAACTATCAAGTCTGCTTGAAGATTTCAACTCAGAAATTATTCTGCTCTAATTCAAATTGCAAGCGTCGGATTTTTACTCAACGATTGCCTAAAATAGCTGCGCCTTGGGCAAGACGAACAGAAAGATTGAATATTCAACTTACCAAAGTAGGTTTAGCACAGGGAGGATTACCAGGCTCTCGTTTGACTCAGCATCTTGGAATAACGATTAGTCGTCAGACCTTGCTTAGATTGGTGATGAAGATGCCACCACCATCTCATTCTGTACCCAGAGTTTTAGGTGTGGACGATTGGGCATATCGCAAACGTCACACCTACGGAACTATTTTGGTAGATTTGGAAACTCGTCAACCAATAGAATTGCTCTCAGACCGCACAGCTAACACTTTAGCCGAATGGTTACAAGAGCATCCTGGAGTTGAAATCATCTCCAGAGATAGAGCCAAAGCTTATCAAGAAGGAGCATCAAGAGGATGTCCAGAAGCCATTCAGGTAGCAGACCGCTTTCACCTACTACAAAATTTAGCTCAAATGTTAGAAGTAGTATTAAATCAACATCGAACATTGCTGAAAAATGTGGAAGATGATACTAATAATTGTCCGATTGTTGAAGACGAAAAAATTGTAGCTCAACCTATTAAACTTCCCCCAAATCCTGTAAAAGCCCTTAAACTTGCTGAAGTAAGACGAGAGAAAAGAAAAGAAAAATACGACCAAGTGTGGGCTTTACACAAAAAAGGTCATGGGGGAAAAGCAATTGCTCACCATTTAGGAATTGGAAAAAGTACAGTTTTTCGTTATCTTCGTAGCCCAAAGTTTCCTGAAAGGAAGGGACGAAGTGATAAAGGACATGGTAAAGTTTCTCCCTACAAAAAATATCTTCTAGAACGATGGAATTCTGGGTTTCACGATACACAAAAACTCTATGCTGAAATTAAAGAACAGGGTTATGAAGGAAGCTATGTCACTTTAGCTCGATATACTCACCGTCTGCGTGAAGCACAGGGACTTAAACCAAGAGAAAAAACCAGTAAACCATTGCCTCTTGTGTTTGAACCGAAAAAATCACTGATGACTGTACGTCAAGCAGTATGGCTAATTCTGCGTCATAGCATCAATCAAAACAAAGCTGAAACTGAAGCCATTGAATTATTGAAAAAACAACATCCCGATCTTAATACGGGAATCTCTTTGGCAATAGATTTTGCCGATTTGGTTCGTCGAAAACAACCTGATTTATTAGCCAAATGGTTAGAAAAAGCCGAATCGAGTGCAATCAGAGCTATAACTGGTTTTGCTACCAAATTAAAAGACGATTTAGATGCAGTTAGAAATGGAATCACTTATGAATGGAGTAATGGACAGGTTGAAGGTCAAGTGAATCGACTTAAGATGTTGAAAAGGCAAATGTATGGTCGTGCCAGTCACGAACTACTCAAGAAAAGATTTTTGTGTCCTGTTTAA
- a CDS encoding alpha/beta hydrolase family protein has protein sequence MSNIKSLNLADTPVIVKPPANLDRPAPLIILWHGFGTPSSEAMLAKTLPLEEVQAWKAYPELPLFGDLIKAGKIEELMQRQLEDYVLRLLLPTIEPALQKLPEIVSQLQAELRIDPQLGIGIFGFSAGGIASLLTLIESSVPISAAVLTGVTKDLTSAIDMVERTTQQNYQTLKEQYSWV, from the coding sequence ATGTCTAACATCAAATCACTGAACTTAGCAGACACTCCTGTTATAGTAAAGCCTCCTGCCAACTTGGATCGTCCAGCGCCGTTGATTATTCTTTGGCATGGTTTCGGTACACCAAGTAGTGAAGCAATGTTAGCCAAAACCTTACCTTTAGAAGAAGTACAGGCTTGGAAAGCTTATCCTGAATTACCTTTGTTTGGAGATTTAATCAAAGCAGGTAAGATAGAAGAGTTGATGCAGCGACAGTTAGAAGATTATGTTTTACGACTGCTGCTACCTACAATTGAACCAGCCCTACAAAAGCTACCCGAAATCGTTAGTCAATTGCAAGCAGAATTGAGAATCGATCCGCAGTTGGGAATTGGAATATTTGGTTTTTCAGCAGGTGGTATCGCCAGTTTGCTTACGTTAATTGAAAGTTCAGTTCCAATTAGTGCTGCTGTCTTAACTGGCGTGACTAAAGATTTGACATCGGCTATAGATATGGTTGAACGTACAACGCAGCAAAATTATCAAACGTTAAAAGAACAATATTCTTGGGTGTGA